Within Paenibacillus sp. RUD330, the genomic segment TAGTCCCTCCTGGAAATGCAGCTTTGAATCGTCAATGGAATCTATTATACCGTCGAATAAAGGGGAAGAACATAGAAAGTTGGCAGCAATGCGCGGCAAAGAAACGAAAGAAGCGCCGCTCGCCGGCGGAAACCCCTTTCGATCGCTGTTGAATACGGATTCCCTTTTTTAGTTGGAAATTCAAGGTTGGAATCCGTCTTCAAAGGCGACCACTACGTTTCTGCAGGGGTTTTCCGCATGCTCCGGCCTCTTTCTTCTGCCGCCGACTTTCCATGAAGCAAAGAGAAGAGAGAAAAAAACAAAGCCCCATGCCGGGGCTTTGTTGATAGCTGCGGAAAACGACGCCGCTCAGATTAGTAGGCTCTGGCGAAAACGACCGTATGCTCGGCCTTCCCGCCGCAGACGAGGCAGGTCGCCTTGCGTTCGGCCGGCTCGAACGGAATGTTCCGGCTCGTCGCGCCGGTCTCTTCCTTGACCTGCTTCTCGCAGGCGGCCGAACCGCACCAGCCTGCCGTCACGAAGCCGCGCTTCTGGTCGAGCAGCGCCTTCATTTCATCCAGCGTGTCGACCGCATGCGTATTCTCCTCGCGGAAGCTCTTCGCCTTCTCGAACATGTCGCGGTGGATTTCTTCCAGCATGCGCTGGATTTCGTCCGTCAGATCGCTCTGGTTCACGACGCGCTTCTCGCCGCTCACGCGGGATACGAGCACGCAGACGCCGTTCTCCATGTCGCGAGGTCCGAGCTCGAGGCGAATCGGCACGCCGCGCATCTCGTACTCGTTGAATTTCCAGCCCGGGCTCATATCGGAGCGGTCGTCCACTCTTACGCGGACACCGGCTTTCTTGAGCTCGCCGTACAGCTCGTCCACTCTCGCGATGACGGCATCGCGTGTCTTGGGAGGGCCGATCGGAATCATGATGACCTGGGTCGGGGCTACCTTCGGCGGCAGCACGAGCCCGCGGTCGTCGCCATGCACCATGATCAGCGATCCAATCAGACGGGTGCTGACTCCCCACGAAGTCGTATGCGCGAACTGCAGCTGGTTGTCGCGGTCAAGGAACTTGATGTCGAAGGCGACGGCAAACTTGTTGCCGAGGTAATGGGAGGTGCCTGCCTGCACGGCACGGCCGTCCTTCATCATCGCTTCGATGGAATACGTGTCCACCGCGCCGGCGAAGCGCTCGCTCGGCGTCTTCTCGCCGCTGATGACCGGAATCGCGAGGTAGTCCTCGACGAATGAACGGTACGTTTCCAGCATGGACATCGTTTCCTCGCGAGCTTCCCCTTCGTTCTCATGCGCCGTATGCCCTTCCTGCCAGAGGAATTCGCTCGTGCGCAGGAACGGCAGCGTGCGCTTCTCCCAGCGGACGACGTTCGCCCACTGGTTGATGAGCACAGGCAGATCGCGGTAGGAATGGATCCACTTGCTGTACATATGGCCAATCATCGTCTCCGAAGTCGGACGGATCGCCAGCCTCTCCTCGAGAATCTCGCCTCCGGCCTCGGTTACCCAAGGAAGCTCCGGATTGAAGCCCTCGACATGCTCTTTTTCCTTCTGGAAAAAGCTCTCGGGAATGAACAGCGGGAAGTAGGCGTTGCGGTGTCCGGTCTCCTTGAAGCGGCGATCCAGCTCGTCCTTGATGTGCTCCCAGATCTCGTAGCCGTCCGGGCGGAATACGATGCATCCGCGCACAGGCGAGTAGTCCATCAGCTCCGCTTTTTTGATGACGTCTATATACCAGCGGGAAAAGTCTTCCCCCTGAGGCGTTATTTCCGATACGAATTGCTTATCCTTCGACATAAAGGCTCCCCTCTACCCTCGTACTAAACGTAAAATATCATTGTAAGTCACGGCAAGCATGAGCAGCATCAGCATCATGAAGCCGATGACATGGACCATGCTCTCCCTCGCGGGATCGACCGGACGTCCCCTCAGTCCCTCCAGCCCGATGAAGACGAGCCGGCTGCCGTCCAGAGCCGGAATCGGAAGCAGATTGAAGATGCCGAGATAGAGACTGAGCACGGCCGCCCAATTCGTAAGCGACGGTAGGCCTTGCCGCGCGATCTGTCCGGTAACCTCAGCCGTCCTCACAGGACCTCCAAGATCGTCGAACTTGAAGTTGCCCGTAATGAGCTGGCCGAAGCTTTTGAAGATCTGCACCGTCACTTCCTTCATCGTGACGGCCGATTGCGTGACCGTCTCTCCGAGCGTCGCGGACCGCATCGGATACCCGGCCGTGATGCCGACCTTGCCGGCCTTGCTCTCCTTGTCGGGAACCGGGGTCAGCGTAAGCGAGAGAGGCTCTCCGCCGCGGATGATGTTCAATTCAAGAGGCTTGTTCGCCGACTTGCCGATGATCTCGATCATCTTGGCATAATCGGTCCCGACGTCGGTGCCTCCCACCGTCTCGATGACATCGCCCTTCTGCAAGCCCGCCTTCTCGGCCGGCATGCCTGCGACGACGCTGTTGATCAGCAGATGCTTGGGATTGTCTTGAACGACGCCCGCCATCTGGATGTAGACAGCGAACAGGACGAACGCCAGGATGAAGTTCATGAAAGGACCGGCTGCGATGGCCAGAGCCCGCTGTCCGACCGTCTTGCTGCCGAACTGCCGGTCGATGGGCGCAATCTGGGTTTCCCGGCTCTTCGCGATCATAAGCGCCTGCGGATGGACATCGTAACGTTCCGCTTCGCCTTCCACATGCAGCTGAATGAACAATTTGCGCTCAAGGTCGATCTGTTCCACTTCGCCTCGGATGACTCCGCTGCGCTCATCCAGCTTATCGAGATAGATCCGCGTCACGCGTCCATCCTTGACACGGACCGCGACCGTCTGTCCAGGCTGGACTTCCGAAATTTCCGGATCTTCGCCTGCCATGCGGACGAATCCGCCGGCGGGCACTAGACGGAGCGTATAGCGGGTTTCCCCCCGCTTGATGGAGAACAGCTTCGGGCCGAATCCGATCGCGAATTCACGGACCAGAATGCCTGCGCGCTTGGCAAAAAAATAATGTCCCCATTCATGGATGGTGACAATGACGAAAAACACGAGAACGGTCATGAAGATGACCTGAATTGTACCCATAGCTGTCAGTGCCTCCAGTCGGTTAACGGCCTGTACCTAGATTATCATTATTCTCCCGGCAGACACAAGAGAACCGCCCTTCGCCGTCAGACGTCCGCCAGATATCCTCCGTCCCGATACGGAACCTCGGCTGCCGGCGGATAAAACCGGCTTCCAGCGGAAGGAAGCGGGGCTGAAGCCCCTTCAGGCAGACCCTTCGAACCCGGGCAGATGAGGCTTGGCTCGAAGGCCGTCCGGTTCTGATGCGGCCGCAGGAGAACAAACGAATATGGGGCAATAGAGGGAGGCTAAACCGCTGAGAAAGCTTGCCGCCGGGCCCAGGCATCGGCCTCGGCGATCTCTTCCAACCCCGGGACAGCAATGACTTCATGCCTTTCAAGAACGCTCTCGAGAATGCGCTCGATGTGGAGGAATTCGATCTCGCCCTTCAGGAAACGGTCGACCGCAACCTCGTTGGCCGCATTGAACACCGTCGTCGCCGTGCCGCCCGCACGTCCGCATTGAAACGCCATGCGCAGGCAGCGGAAGCGGTCGTAGTCCATCTCCCGGAAGGTGAGGCTGCCGGCCTGCACCAGATCCAGCCTCTCCGACGGGCTCGTCAGCCGCGCCGGATAGGAGAGGGCGTACTGGATCGGCACCCTCATGTCCGGCATGCCAAGCTGCGCGATAATGCTATGGTCCTTGAACTCGACATACGAATGGATGATGCTCTCCGGATGGATCAGCACGGAAATGTCGTCGTAGGACAGGTCGAACAGCCAGCGGGCTTCGATGACTTCAAAGCCTTTGTTGACCATCGTAGCGGAATCGATCGTAATCTTGGCGCCCATCGACCAGTTGGGATGGTTCAGAGCTTCCGCGACCGTGACTCCGCCGAGCTGCTCCCGCGTGCGGTCCCGGAACGAGCCGCCGGATGCGGTCAGCGTGATGCCGAGCACATCCTCGCGCCGCTCTCCGTTCAAGCATTGGAACAATGCCGAATGCTCGCTGTCCACGGGAAGGATGCTCACTCCGCGCCGCTTCGCGGCGTCCATGACCAAATGCCCCGCCGTAACGAGCGTTTCCTTGTTCGCCAGAGCGATCGTGCGCCCCGCTTCGATGGCCGCAAGCGTAGCCGGGAGGCCGCGGCTTCCCATGATGGCCGTCACGACGACATCGGAGCTGCCTCCGCCCGCCATTTCAACCAAGCCCTCTTCGCCAAACAGCACCTCTACGCTAGGAGGCAGAGCCTCCCTGGCGTAGCGCACTCCTTCCTCCGTGGCGAGACAGACCCGCTTGGGCTTGAATTTCAGCGCCTGCTCGACAAGCAGCCGGGCATTGGAGCCTGCCGCCAAGCCCTCCAGCTCGTATTCATCCGGATGGGCTGCCATCACATCGAGCGTCTGGGTGCCGATCGAGCCGGTCGATCCGAGAAGCGTAACTTTTTTCACCGAACCATCTCTTTCTACATATGTATTGGCGCCGCTGTCAGACGGGAACGAGGCCCGTCAGCACAAGAAGCGGGAACACGATAATCCAGCTGTCGCAACGGTCGAGCACCCCGCCGTGGCCGGGCAGCAGCCGTCCGCTGTCCTTCACGCCGCGCAGACGCTTGTAGGCCGACTGGATCAAGTCTCCGAACTGCCCGGCTACTGCCGCCACAAGTCCGATCAGGACCGCATGGCCGAGTCCGATCCATTCCGGCGCGGCGAAGTGGAACACCGCTGCGACAACGATGGAGGCCAGCACGCCGCCAAGCGAGCCTTCGATCGTTTTGTTGGGGCTGATTGCCGGCCACAGCTTCGTCCTTCCGATCGCCTTGCCGATGAAGTAGGCTCCGATGTCGGAAGCCCATATGCAGCCGAAGCAGAGGAAGGAAAAGAAAAGCCCATGTTCATGGAGAGCCCGGACCTGAAGCATGGAACCGAAGCCATAGCCGACGTAGAGTGCTCCAAGCATCAGCAAGGCGGCCCCGTCAAGCGTCGTCTCATTCTTGCTTACAACGGTCACCGCGAGCAGCAGAAACATCAGAATCCATACGGCATACCCGTCCATCGGCATGTCGAGTCCCATCTGCTCCCAAGGAAGCAGAAAAAAAAGCATCCCGGCGTAGCCGATCAGCCCGGCCGGGTGCAGGGGACGAAATCCGTTCAAGCGAACATATTCATAAAAGCCGATGAGGGCAAGAAGCAGCAGCAGCACGTTATAACTTTGGCCCCCGACGACAAGCAGAAGCAGGAACAAGGCTCCCGCCAAAGCTCCGGTAACGATGCGTTGTTTCATGGGTAAGGTCCTCTTTCAATAGCGGATCGTTAAATGCCGCCGAATCGCCTTGCTCGCCGCTGATATTCCGCAATGGCTTCCTGGAACAGTTCTTCCGTGAACGCCGGCCAGTAAACATCGGTGAACCACAGTTCGCTATAAGCCATCTGCCAGAGCATGAAGTTGCTTAGACGAAGCTCTCCGCTCGTCCGGATGAGCAGATCCGGATCCGGCAGGCCGCTGCTGAGAAGGCGCTCCGCCATCATCTCTTCCGTGATGTCGCCCGGCTCCAGACCGCCGTTCCTCACATCCTCCGCCAACGACTTGACCGCATCCAGCATTTCGGAGCGGCTTCCGTAATTCAAGGCAAAGTTGAGAACCAATCCGGTATTGGCTTTTGTTTTTTCGATCGCTTCATCGAGCGCTGCCAAGGTGAAATCCGGCAGATTGCCCCGATAGCCCATCATTCGAACCTGGACATTGTTCTCGACGAGCTCTTCGAGCTCCAGCGCAAGGAACTCTTGCGGAAGCCGCATCAAAAAATCGACCTCTGTCTTGGGCCTTTTCCAGTTCTCGGTCGAAAAAGCATACAAAGTCAAATATTTGACTCCGGCCCGGTCGGCGGCCATCGTCACCTTCTTGACCGCTTTCATGCCCGAGTGATGGCCGGCTATCCGCGGCAATCCCCGGTTTTGGGCCCATCTTCCGTTGCCGTCCATAATGATGGCCACATGTTCCGGAATATTGTCCAGGCTCGTGGGGTCCGCCACCTGCGGAGATGCCTTGCCGCGCTTCGACCATAACCGCTCAATCATCCTGATTCCTCCCCGCCGGCAATGACTTTAGGCTGGCAGGCTCCTCGTAGGAGCCATGATGCAGGCAAACCCCACCTGTCGGAGGGGCTTGGATCTGACCTGTGCCGGCATTACCGGCCTAAACTTCCATGATGTCTTTTTCTTTGACCGCAAGCACCTTGTCGACTTCAGCGACAAACTTGTCCGTCGTTTTCTGAATGTCGTCCTGATGGCGCTTGGACTCGTCTTCGGAAATGTCCGTTTTCTCCAGCTTCTTGATCGCATCGTTGGCATCGCGGCGGATGTTGCGGATGGCGATTTTCGCTTCCTCGCCGAATTTCTTCGTCATTTTGACGAGCTCCGAACGACGCTCTTCGGTCAGCATCGGCACGACGATCCGGATCGATGTTCCGTCATTGGACGGAGTCATGCCGATATCCGATTTCATGATCGCTCTCTCGATATCGCTGAGCGACGATTTGTCCCAAGGCTGAATGAACAGCGTGCGGGAATCCGGCGTATTGATGTTCGCCAATTGGTTGAGGGGAGTCAACGCCCCGTAATACTCGACTTGAATGCGGTCCAGCAGAGCCGGGTTCGCACGGCCGGCACGAAGCGTGCCGAGATCGCGTTTCAAGGCTCCGATGGCCTTTTCCATTCTTTCGGATGCGTCTGCTTTGATTCCTTGCGGCATCTTATTGTGCACTTCCTTTCACGATCGTTCCGATTTTCTCTCCCAGGATGACCCGCTTAATATTGCCTGGAATCGTTATGGCGAATACGACGAGCGGAATATTGTTGTCCATGCAGAGCGAAGTGGATGTGGAATCCATGACGCCAAGATTGCGGTTGAGCACATCGAGGTAAGACAGCTGATCGAATTTCTCCGCGGTTTCGTCCTTGAACGGATCGGCGGAATAAACCCCGTCCACTTTGTTCTTGGCCATCAGAATGACCTCGGCTTCGATTTCAGCCGCGCGCAGCGCAGCCGTCGTATCCGTCGAGAAGAACGGATTGCCGGTGCCGGCCGCGAAGATGACGACGCGCCCCTTCTCGAGATGGCGGATCGCGCGGCGGCGAATATACGGCTCTGCGATTTGCTGCATGGCGATCGAGGTCTGGACACGGGTCGGCACATCGATGGATTCAAGCGCATCCTGCAGAGCCAGCGAATTCATCACTGTAGCCAGCATGCCCATGTAATCGGCTGTCGCACGGTCGATTCCTTTGGCTGTGCCCGCGATACCGCGCCAGATATTCCCTCCTCCGACTACGATAGCCACTTCGACGCCAAGCTCCACGACTTCCTTGATTTGCTGCGCGATGGACGAAATGATCTCTGCCTCGATGCCATAGCCAGCTTGCCCCGACAGCGATTCACCGCTGACCTTCAGGACGATCCGTTTGTAGACGGGATTCTCCAACGTCAATACCCCCATGTAATACCCAGATTTGCTTTATTTGCTTGCTTCAGCTCTGTACGCGGACAAAGCAAGAGGCGGGGCGGACGCCCCGCCCCGCCTGCTGCGTTCGGTTGATCAAAGCGTTCCGTGCGGACACGGAACGCCTGGAGACGACTTACAGTTTGGCTTGCGCCATGACTTCTTCAACGAAGTTGTCGACTTTTTTCTCCAGACCTTCGCCGAGCTCGAAACGAGCGAAGCGACGGATGGAGATATTCTCGCCGATCGTGCTGATCTTTTCGTTCAGCAGCGTCGTGATCGTCTTGTCCGGATCTTTGATGAAAGCCTGCTCCATGAGGCAGAACTCCTCATAGTACTTGCTCAGGCGGCCTTCAACCATTTTCTCAACGATATGGGCAGGCTTGCCTTCGTTGAGAGCTTGGGCTTTAAGGATTTCGCGCTCTTTTTCCAGTTCGGCCGGATCGACTTCTTCACGGCGGACGTATTTGGCGCCTACAGCTGCGATTTGCATCGCGATGTCTTTGCAGAATTCGCGGAATTGATCCGTTTTGGCAACAAAGTCCGTCTCGCAGTTGATTTCAACGAGAACGCCGATACGGCCGCCAGCGTGGATGTAGGATTCAACGACGCCTTCCGTAGCAACGCGGCCGGCTTTGTTGGCAGCGGCTGCGAGGCCTTTTTCACGAAGCAGCTCGGCTGCTTTCGTCAGATCGCCGTTCGCTTCTTCCAATGCTTTTTTGCAATCGAGCATTCCTGCACCCGTTTTTTCACGGAGTTCCTTAACTGCGCTTGCGTTGACTGCCATGAGTTATTCCTCCTGATTGCCCTTGTCAGGCGTTATGTTCGTGTATTCTCTCAAAAAAAGGGCGGCGAGGAGGCTTTCACCTTCTAACCACCCTTTGTTGTCTTCATCCTGTCAACCTGCTCCGAACAGCTTGAGCCGTTCTTACGCGGTTGTTTGCTCGCCTTGGTTGGCTTCTACGATCGCATCGGCCATTTTGCCCGTAAGCAGCTTGACAGCGCGGATAGCGTCGTCGTTGCCCGGAATGACGTAGTCGATCTCGTCCGGATCGCAGTTGGTGTCTACGATGCCGACGATTGGAATGCCCAGCTTGCGCGCTTCAGCCACGGCGATGCGTTCTTTGCGCGGATCGATGATGAACAGCGCGCTAGGCAGCTTGCGCATGCCCTTGATGCCGCCGAGGAACTTCTGGAGACGGTCTTTTTCTTTGCGAAGAATGATGACTTCTTTTTTAGGCAGGACTTCGAACGTGCCGTCCTCTTCCCATTTCTCCAGTTGGCGGAGACGGTCGATCCGTTTTTGGATCGTGGAGAAGTTGGTCAGCGTGCCGCCGAGCCAGCGTTGGTTGATGTAGTAGTTGCCGCAACGCTCTGCTTCTTCTTTCACAGAGTCCTGGGCTTGTTTCTTGGTACCTACGAACAGAATCGTTCCGCCGTCTTCAGCCACGGAGCGGACGAAGTTGTAAGCCTCTTCCACTTTCTTGACTGTTTTTTGCAGGTCGATAATGTAGATTCCGTTACGTTCCGTGAAGATATAGCGATCCATTTTAGGGTTCCAGCGGCGAGTTTGGTGACCGAAGTGCACACCAGCCTCGAGCAGCTGTTTCATGGAGATCACTGCCATCCTCAACACCTCCTGATTGGTTTTTATTTGTGTCCTCCGCCGACGTCATCTTCCGGCAAGACTCCCTATAAGGAAGCACCCTTGTCGAAATTAACCGGCGTGTGTTTTTAACACCGTCAATTACTATAGCATACTGCCTGCCCGCTTGCAACCTTCAAGGCTTGCTTCTGCGGGCTGCCCATCAAGGCCTCTTAGCCGCCAGAGCCGATCCTTTTTTTCGCCTCGTCAGGGTCCATGGGCTGTCCCGTCACGATTTTTTTCACGGCGGCGAGATCCTGCGATCCCTTGAACGAGAAATAGCCGGCCCGGACCGTGCCCGGAGAGCCGCCCTTCTGCATGTAGGCCACGAAGTCTTCTCCTTGTTCGACGACACCGCTGCTTTCCAGCAGCTTGCCGACCGAGGTCAAATTCGAATTCGGCGGAATTCTCACGATGATTGTTTTCCCGTTCGCGCTGCTGTTCTCCGCCTTCTTGGACGAGGAGTCCTGCTTGGCGGGAGAAGGCTTGGCCGCCGGAGCTGGAGACGGGCTTGGACTCGAAGGAGCGCCGTCAGCACCAGATCCAGTGTTGAGCGGGGACGGAGACGGCTGATGGCCGCTTTCCGGAGAAGCGCCTTCGGGGCCGCTCTCGGCTTCCTGTTCCCGCAGCGCTTTGTCGACGGCGGCTTGGACAAGCAGATCGGCTTCCTCCTGCGTATAGACCGCGCTCTCCCCGCCGCCCGGATCCGATGTCCCGGATTCGACGCCCGCCCAAGTCGCTGACTGCGCTTGGCCGGCATTCATTAATTGAAGCAAAAGAGCCCCGGCCATCATGCCGACGCCCAGTCCGATCCAAAACGACCTCTTACCTCGCATTCGCCGATTCCTCCTGCCTTGCAAGCTGCTGGATGAGCAGCACCTCTCCTTTGTGGATGCCGAGCTCCTTGGCGATCTGGTCCACGGATCTCCCCTGCCGCTCCAAGTCGAACAGCTGCCTGAAGCGAGCCCGGATGGATTCCGGCGCTTCCAGCGGCCGGGCTGCTTCCTCCTGTTGCATAGGCGCGGCTCCGTCTGCTTCCGCCTGAGCGGAGACGGCGCTTGCAGCGACAGCTTCCTGAAGCAGCCGGCACTGCTTCTCCAGCTCCTCGATGCGCTGTTCCCTCAGCCTTGCCTCGGCCTGACCCTGCTCTCTGGAGGACTTGACGAGCTCGCCGAGGTTCCGGTTGCTTTCTTCCATATCTTCCATGAACTGCTCCAGCGCGTTCTCCATCTGCTCAAGCCCGCTGTCGCGGGATGCGCTCTCCGCTGAAGGTTTCTTTCCTCGGCGGGGCGCCGCGAACGCCCATACCAGGACGACCGCCCCCAGCAAAACGATATACTGCCATGGCTGCATGTACGATCTGTCCTCCTTGCTGCCGGGCTTCAGCTACAAGCTGAAGTCCACATGCTTTCCCTTGAACGGATGAACCCCTTCCGCCTGAGCTCCATCCTCTTTGCCGCCAGCCGGATTCCCTGCCGCCTTGCCGCGGCCGGCTCCGTTCCCGGACCTGTCCTTGCCCGTGCGCAGATTTCCCTTTGTCTCCACTTCTGTCGGACTGCTGCGGTTCTTTTCGCTCCGCTTGGCCGTATCCTGCTCCTGAGAGCGGGCTTCTGCGGCAAGCCGGGTCTGATAGTAGCCTTGCTGGGTTCCTGTCTCATGAACTTTCGGAACGGAAACCTGCAGGTCGACCGGTCGATAGGTCATCAGCGCCACCTACACCATGGAGCCCAT encodes:
- the rpsB gene encoding 30S ribosomal protein S2, with the protein product MAVISMKQLLEAGVHFGHQTRRWNPKMDRYIFTERNGIYIIDLQKTVKKVEEAYNFVRSVAEDGGTILFVGTKKQAQDSVKEEAERCGNYYINQRWLGGTLTNFSTIQKRIDRLRQLEKWEEDGTFEVLPKKEVIILRKEKDRLQKFLGGIKGMRKLPSALFIIDPRKERIAVAEARKLGIPIVGIVDTNCDPDEIDYVIPGNDDAIRAVKLLTGKMADAIVEANQGEQTTA
- the proS gene encoding proline--tRNA ligase, with the protein product MSKDKQFVSEITPQGEDFSRWYIDVIKKAELMDYSPVRGCIVFRPDGYEIWEHIKDELDRRFKETGHRNAYFPLFIPESFFQKEKEHVEGFNPELPWVTEAGGEILEERLAIRPTSETMIGHMYSKWIHSYRDLPVLINQWANVVRWEKRTLPFLRTSEFLWQEGHTAHENEGEAREETMSMLETYRSFVEDYLAIPVISGEKTPSERFAGAVDTYSIEAMMKDGRAVQAGTSHYLGNKFAVAFDIKFLDRDNQLQFAHTTSWGVSTRLIGSLIMVHGDDRGLVLPPKVAPTQVIMIPIGPPKTRDAVIARVDELYGELKKAGVRVRVDDRSDMSPGWKFNEYEMRGVPIRLELGPRDMENGVCVLVSRVSGEKRVVNQSDLTDEIQRMLEEIHRDMFEKAKSFREENTHAVDTLDEMKALLDQKRGFVTAGWCGSAACEKQVKEETGATSRNIPFEPAERKATCLVCGGKAEHTVVFARAY
- the frr gene encoding ribosome recycling factor is translated as MPQGIKADASERMEKAIGALKRDLGTLRAGRANPALLDRIQVEYYGALTPLNQLANINTPDSRTLFIQPWDKSSLSDIERAIMKSDIGMTPSNDGTSIRIVVPMLTEERRSELVKMTKKFGEEAKIAIRNIRRDANDAIKKLEKTDISEDESKRHQDDIQKTTDKFVAEVDKVLAVKEKDIMEV
- the rseP gene encoding RIP metalloprotease RseP — protein: MGTIQVIFMTVLVFFVIVTIHEWGHYFFAKRAGILVREFAIGFGPKLFSIKRGETRYTLRLVPAGGFVRMAGEDPEISEVQPGQTVAVRVKDGRVTRIYLDKLDERSGVIRGEVEQIDLERKLFIQLHVEGEAERYDVHPQALMIAKSRETQIAPIDRQFGSKTVGQRALAIAAGPFMNFILAFVLFAVYIQMAGVVQDNPKHLLINSVVAGMPAEKAGLQKGDVIETVGGTDVGTDYAKMIEIIGKSANKPLELNIIRGGEPLSLTLTPVPDKESKAGKVGITAGYPMRSATLGETVTQSAVTMKEVTVQIFKSFGQLITGNFKFDDLGGPVRTAEVTGQIARQGLPSLTNWAAVLSLYLGIFNLLPIPALDGSRLVFIGLEGLRGRPVDPARESMVHVIGFMMLMLLMLAVTYNDILRLVRG
- a CDS encoding isoprenyl transferase; this translates as MIERLWSKRGKASPQVADPTSLDNIPEHVAIIMDGNGRWAQNRGLPRIAGHHSGMKAVKKVTMAADRAGVKYLTLYAFSTENWKRPKTEVDFLMRLPQEFLALELEELVENNVQVRMMGYRGNLPDFTLAALDEAIEKTKANTGLVLNFALNYGSRSEMLDAVKSLAEDVRNGGLEPGDITEEMMAERLLSSGLPDPDLLIRTSGELRLSNFMLWQMAYSELWFTDVYWPAFTEELFQEAIAEYQRRARRFGGI
- the pyrH gene encoding UMP kinase; amino-acid sequence: MENPVYKRIVLKVSGESLSGQAGYGIEAEIISSIAQQIKEVVELGVEVAIVVGGGNIWRGIAGTAKGIDRATADYMGMLATVMNSLALQDALESIDVPTRVQTSIAMQQIAEPYIRRRAIRHLEKGRVVIFAAGTGNPFFSTDTTAALRAAEIEAEVILMAKNKVDGVYSADPFKDETAEKFDQLSYLDVLNRNLGVMDSTSTSLCMDNNIPLVVFAITIPGNIKRVILGEKIGTIVKGSAQ
- the tsf gene encoding translation elongation factor Ts; the protein is MAVNASAVKELREKTGAGMLDCKKALEEANGDLTKAAELLREKGLAAAANKAGRVATEGVVESYIHAGGRIGVLVEINCETDFVAKTDQFREFCKDIAMQIAAVGAKYVRREEVDPAELEKEREILKAQALNEGKPAHIVEKMVEGRLSKYYEEFCLMEQAFIKDPDKTITTLLNEKISTIGENISIRRFARFELGEGLEKKVDNFVEEVMAQAKL
- a CDS encoding 1-deoxy-D-xylulose-5-phosphate reductoisomerase, encoding MKKVTLLGSTGSIGTQTLDVMAAHPDEYELEGLAAGSNARLLVEQALKFKPKRVCLATEEGVRYAREALPPSVEVLFGEEGLVEMAGGGSSDVVVTAIMGSRGLPATLAAIEAGRTIALANKETLVTAGHLVMDAAKRRGVSILPVDSEHSALFQCLNGERREDVLGITLTASGGSFRDRTREQLGGVTVAEALNHPNWSMGAKITIDSATMVNKGFEVIEARWLFDLSYDDISVLIHPESIIHSYVEFKDHSIIAQLGMPDMRVPIQYALSYPARLTSPSERLDLVQAGSLTFREMDYDRFRCLRMAFQCGRAGGTATTVFNAANEVAVDRFLKGEIEFLHIERILESVLERHEVIAVPGLEEIAEADAWARRQAFSAV
- a CDS encoding phosphatidate cytidylyltransferase codes for the protein MKQRIVTGALAGALFLLLLVVGGQSYNVLLLLLALIGFYEYVRLNGFRPLHPAGLIGYAGMLFFLLPWEQMGLDMPMDGYAVWILMFLLLAVTVVSKNETTLDGAALLMLGALYVGYGFGSMLQVRALHEHGLFFSFLCFGCIWASDIGAYFIGKAIGRTKLWPAISPNKTIEGSLGGVLASIVVAAVFHFAAPEWIGLGHAVLIGLVAAVAGQFGDLIQSAYKRLRGVKDSGRLLPGHGGVLDRCDSWIIVFPLLVLTGLVPV